In Nitrospira sp., one genomic interval encodes:
- a CDS encoding DUF2959 domain-containing protein codes for MNFSNFLRFRGFLSLLLTCAITLVGLSGSGCQTAYYETMEKLGYHKRDLMVSDVKKARDAQQDAKEQFKSALDRFTKTLNIQGGELQEKYDVLNDEYERSEKRAQAVRDRIASVENVSDALFDEWNAELKQYSNAALRQKSQKQLTQTRSQYAQLIKAMKRAEAKMDPVLAKLKDHVLFLKHNLNAQAIASLKSELVTVEGNIDSLIKDLNASIQEADSFIASMEKDNA; via the coding sequence ATGAACTTTTCGAATTTCCTCCGCTTCCGTGGCTTCCTCTCGCTCTTGCTGACCTGCGCCATCACCCTCGTCGGCCTATCCGGATCCGGCTGCCAAACCGCCTATTATGAAACGATGGAAAAACTCGGATATCACAAGCGCGACCTGATGGTGAGCGACGTGAAGAAAGCCCGGGATGCCCAACAGGATGCGAAAGAGCAATTCAAATCGGCGCTCGATCGCTTCACCAAAACCCTCAATATTCAGGGAGGCGAATTACAGGAGAAGTATGATGTGCTGAACGACGAATATGAACGGAGCGAAAAACGCGCGCAAGCCGTGCGGGATCGCATCGCGTCGGTGGAAAACGTGTCCGACGCTCTCTTCGATGAATGGAATGCCGAACTGAAGCAGTACTCCAATGCCGCGTTGCGCCAGAAGAGCCAGAAACAGCTCACCCAAACGCGCAGTCAATACGCACAGTTGATCAAGGCCATGAAACGAGCGGAAGCAAAAATGGATCCGGTGTTGGCGAAGCTCAAGGACCATGTCCTATTCTTGAAGCATAACTTGAACGCCCAGGCCATCGCCTCGCTCAAGAGCGAATTGGTCACGGTAGAAGGCAACATCGATTCATTGATCAAGGACCTGAACGCCTCCATTCAAGAAGCGGACTCCTTCATCGCTTCGATGGAAAAGGACAACGCATAG
- a CDS encoding AraC family transcriptional regulator, producing the protein MDVLSDVLKAVKLHGAVFFNGEFSAPWCAREPDSCTMASYLSVQATHVMIFHLVTEGCAYARIEQEGRPLSLDAGDIVMFPHGDAHLLGNGPPVPPLDSAAQFRHLVANGGILTNRVKGGELTRLICGYLACDRELSQVFLAGLPPIVKINIRDSAAGQWLEHSLRYSVDHAEASGPGGAAVIAKLSEVLFVEALRRYIAQLPPTQTGWLAGLRDPEVGRALALLHRRPAEPWTIAMLAEAVGVSRSVLAERFRHYLADTPIGYLTRWRMHLAAQSLASTSRSVAEVAGEVGYESEPSFNRAFKRAFGLPPARFRSQAKGAAPRHPEKLLSSTST; encoded by the coding sequence ATGGACGTGTTGTCCGACGTGCTCAAGGCTGTGAAGCTGCACGGCGCCGTCTTCTTCAACGGTGAGTTCTCCGCGCCCTGGTGTGCCCGAGAACCCGACTCCTGCACCATGGCGTCGTATCTTTCGGTTCAGGCCACCCACGTGATGATTTTTCATCTGGTCACGGAGGGATGCGCCTACGCGCGCATCGAACAGGAGGGTCGTCCGCTGTCGTTGGACGCCGGAGACATCGTGATGTTTCCCCACGGTGACGCCCATCTCCTCGGCAATGGTCCTCCGGTGCCTCCGCTCGATAGTGCAGCGCAATTTCGCCACCTCGTCGCGAACGGCGGGATCTTGACTAACCGAGTCAAGGGCGGTGAGCTGACCCGCCTCATTTGCGGCTATTTAGCCTGTGACCGAGAACTCAGCCAGGTGTTCCTCGCCGGATTGCCCCCGATCGTGAAGATCAATATTCGAGACAGCGCCGCGGGACAATGGCTAGAGCACTCCCTTCGTTATTCGGTGGACCATGCCGAGGCCTCAGGCCCCGGCGGGGCGGCAGTCATTGCCAAATTGTCGGAAGTGCTGTTCGTGGAAGCCTTACGCCGGTACATCGCCCAACTGCCGCCCACGCAAACCGGTTGGCTGGCCGGCCTGCGCGATCCGGAGGTGGGCCGCGCCCTGGCTTTGCTACACCGCCGACCGGCGGAACCCTGGACCATTGCCATGCTGGCCGAGGCCGTGGGAGTGTCGCGATCGGTGCTTGCAGAGCGATTCCGGCATTACCTGGCCGATACTCCGATCGGTTATCTCACACGCTGGCGCATGCACCTGGCCGCCCAGTCGTTAGCCTCCACGTCGAGGAGCGTGGCTGAGGTGGCCGGCGAGGTGGGCTATGAATCCGAACCGTCGTTCAATCGGGCCTTCAAACGCGCCTTCGGCTTGCCTCCAGCGCGGTTCCGTAGCCAGGCGAAGGGCGCGGCACCTCGCCACCCCGAAAAACTTCTTTCATCGACAAGCACATGA
- a CDS encoding class I SAM-dependent methyltransferase has product MPGGDLRARLKAMWMAGDYDRFSRYLEAGARDFYERLDLAPGCRLLDVACGSGQLALLAARDGAQVTGVDIAGNLVARAKERAQAEGLSARFEEGDAEALPYEAARFDVVVSLIGAMFAPRPEEVAQELLRVCAPGGTLAMGNWTPQGFVGQMFKAVARFIAPSGMPSPVLWGEESVVRERLGGGLSELRMTRRPYPFSFPFPPSDVVALFRDTYGPINRAFATLDEAEGANLQAELEALWTRHNQAGPKGTTVYAEYLDILGTRA; this is encoded by the coding sequence ATGCCAGGAGGGGATCTGAGGGCTCGACTCAAGGCAATGTGGATGGCAGGGGATTACGATCGATTTTCGCGGTACCTGGAGGCGGGGGCGCGGGACTTCTATGAGCGGCTGGATTTGGCGCCGGGATGCCGCCTGTTGGATGTGGCCTGCGGGTCGGGGCAGTTGGCGCTGCTGGCCGCGCGCGACGGCGCGCAGGTCACCGGGGTGGACATTGCGGGCAATCTGGTGGCGCGAGCCAAGGAGCGGGCCCAGGCGGAAGGATTGTCCGCCCGGTTTGAAGAGGGCGATGCGGAAGCGCTGCCGTACGAAGCGGCGCGGTTCGACGTGGTGGTGAGCCTGATCGGCGCCATGTTTGCCCCACGACCGGAGGAGGTTGCGCAGGAATTGCTGCGAGTCTGTGCCCCCGGCGGCACCCTCGCCATGGGGAATTGGACGCCGCAAGGATTCGTGGGGCAGATGTTCAAGGCCGTGGCCCGCTTCATCGCCCCGTCGGGGATGCCGTCGCCGGTCCTGTGGGGCGAGGAGTCCGTCGTACGTGAGCGGCTCGGCGGCGGGCTCTCGGAACTCCGGATGACGCGGCGTCCCTATCCGTTCAGTTTCCCATTTCCGCCGTCGGATGTCGTGGCGCTGTTTCGCGACACCTACGGCCCCATCAATCGTGCCTTTGCCACACTCGATGAGGCGGAGGGGGCAAATCTCCAGGCTGAACTGGAAGCCCTCTGGACCCGTCACAACCAGGCCGGGCCGAAGGGTACGACGGTCTATGCCGAATATCTGGACATCCTCGGGACCAGGGCCTGA
- a CDS encoding class I SAM-dependent methyltransferase yields the protein MTIDQDKLNEFLGKAVADIGAAWSANMVLLGDKLGLYKAMAGAGPVTPAELARLTNTAERYIREWLGNQAAGGYVTYDPASGRYELPAEQAAALADESSPCFLPGAFQGIAAGFAANPRIEQRFRTGQGLGWHEHEPELFVGTERFFRAGYVGNLLSSWIPALDGVEAKLKDGVRVADVGCGFGASTILMAQAFPNSTFFGFDYHEPSIQAATERAVKAGVKNVRFQVASSTAYQGSGYALVTHFDCLHDMGDPVGAAKQVRKTLAPGGTWMVVEPFAGDRVEDNLNLVGRVFYAASTMVCVPASLHQQGPALGAQAGEARLREVIQQGGFSQVRRATQTPFNLVLEARG from the coding sequence ATGACCATCGATCAAGACAAACTGAATGAGTTCTTGGGCAAGGCAGTGGCGGACATCGGTGCGGCATGGAGTGCCAACATGGTGCTGCTCGGGGACAAACTCGGGTTGTACAAGGCGATGGCCGGTGCCGGACCCGTCACCCCGGCGGAATTGGCCAGGCTCACCAATACGGCTGAACGATACATTCGCGAGTGGTTGGGTAATCAAGCCGCCGGTGGCTACGTCACCTACGATCCGGCTTCCGGGCGCTACGAGTTGCCTGCCGAGCAAGCCGCTGCCTTGGCCGATGAGTCGAGTCCCTGTTTCCTCCCCGGCGCGTTTCAAGGCATTGCCGCGGGCTTTGCCGCCAATCCAAGAATCGAACAGCGCTTTCGAACCGGCCAGGGCTTGGGATGGCACGAGCATGAGCCGGAATTGTTCGTCGGCACCGAGCGGTTCTTCCGTGCCGGCTACGTAGGCAACCTGCTCAGCAGTTGGATTCCGGCGCTGGATGGAGTCGAGGCTAAGCTGAAGGATGGGGTGCGAGTGGCGGACGTGGGATGCGGGTTCGGTGCCTCTACGATCCTGATGGCCCAGGCCTTTCCGAACTCGACTTTCTTTGGATTCGACTACCACGAACCGTCGATTCAAGCCGCAACAGAGCGCGCCGTGAAGGCAGGGGTGAAGAACGTGCGTTTTCAGGTCGCCTCTTCGACTGCGTATCAGGGATCGGGCTATGCGTTGGTTACCCACTTCGACTGTCTCCATGACATGGGTGATCCGGTGGGGGCGGCGAAGCAGGTGCGAAAGACGTTGGCGCCGGGCGGCACGTGGATGGTCGTGGAGCCTTTCGCCGGAGATCGGGTGGAGGACAACCTGAATCTGGTGGGGCGGGTCTTCTACGCCGCTTCCACCATGGTCTGTGTGCCGGCCTCGCTGCATCAGCAGGGCCCGGCCTTGGGTGCGCAGGCCGGAGAGGCACGCTTGCGGGAAGTGATTCAGCAGGGGGGCTTCTCGCAGGTGCGCCGCGCGACGCAAACGCCGTTCAACCTGGTGCTGGAAGCCAGGGGCTAG
- a CDS encoding DUF393 domain-containing protein, with the protein MAIQRATGQSVPTTIDPTTHEWAALERVIVFDGICNWCNAWIDFTMARDRGRFHFATLQSEKGRRLLRLLELPEQDFETFLLLERGRAFTKSTAALRIVGQLSGCWPLLYLFILVPRPLRDRLYDYVARHRYRLMGKAQACRVPTAQERSRFL; encoded by the coding sequence ATGGCTATCCAACGGGCAACAGGTCAATCAGTGCCGACGACGATCGATCCGACGACGCATGAATGGGCGGCACTCGAACGAGTGATCGTCTTCGACGGAATCTGCAATTGGTGTAATGCCTGGATCGATTTCACCATGGCCCGCGATCGCGGCCGCTTCCACTTCGCGACGCTGCAATCCGAGAAGGGCCGGCGGTTGCTCAGGCTGCTGGAGTTGCCCGAGCAGGACTTCGAGACATTTCTCTTGTTGGAGCGAGGTCGTGCGTTCACGAAATCCACCGCGGCCCTGAGGATCGTCGGACAACTCTCAGGCTGCTGGCCGCTGCTCTACTTATTCATCCTAGTGCCTCGCCCACTGCGCGACCGCCTGTACGACTACGTGGCACGTCACCGCTACCGCCTCATGGGCAAGGCCCAGGCCTGCCGCGTTCCCACTGCTCAGGAACGTAGCCGGTTCCTGTGA
- a CDS encoding type II toxin-antitoxin system Phd/YefM family antitoxin yields MSRLTYRNSQGQLVDLSSVAATQVKNEFGSILEKAMHGGPVAITRHETPKAVLLSYDEFLRLTEDRAPKLDDLSQEFDALLLRMQTLKVKQGMDAAFNAAPARIGRAAVTAVRRASGSRSSGGPLKPRKRSAK; encoded by the coding sequence ATGTCCAGACTCACCTACAGAAACAGTCAGGGCCAGCTCGTGGACCTGTCGAGCGTGGCCGCCACGCAGGTCAAGAATGAATTCGGGAGCATCCTCGAGAAGGCCATGCATGGCGGACCCGTTGCCATTACCCGCCATGAGACGCCGAAAGCCGTGCTGCTTTCCTATGACGAATTCCTGCGATTGACCGAAGATCGCGCTCCCAAGCTCGACGATCTCAGCCAAGAATTCGATGCACTCCTGTTGCGCATGCAGACGCTCAAGGTGAAGCAGGGCATGGACGCAGCCTTCAATGCTGCGCCGGCGCGGATCGGACGCGCCGCGGTCACCGCGGTCCGCCGTGCCTCCGGCTCACGATCTTCAGGTGGCCCCCTCAAGCCCCGTAAGCGCTCCGCCAAATGA
- a CDS encoding ZTL protein: protein MSLRKSACIYVIAGVNGGGKSSLAGATMREFGGLYYNPDEVARRLMTLHADLKQREANQAAWEQGVRLLTRAVQERLVFAFETTLGGATISGLLLQAAREGGSIHVWYVGLFSPELHMARVRARVARGGHDIPEADIRRRYEHSRVNLIALLPHLTSLRLYDNSVEADPAEGQTPYLQLVLHMEQRRILAPNDLSHTPTWAKPIGAAALKLTQF from the coding sequence ATGAGTCTCCGCAAAAGTGCCTGCATCTACGTGATCGCGGGCGTCAACGGCGGCGGGAAGAGCAGCCTCGCCGGCGCGACCATGCGCGAGTTCGGAGGGCTCTATTACAATCCGGACGAGGTTGCCCGCCGCCTGATGACGCTCCATGCCGATCTGAAGCAGCGAGAAGCCAACCAGGCGGCCTGGGAGCAAGGCGTCAGGTTGCTCACACGGGCAGTCCAGGAACGTCTGGTGTTCGCATTCGAGACAACCCTCGGCGGCGCCACGATTTCAGGGCTGCTCCTGCAGGCCGCCAGAGAGGGCGGATCGATTCACGTTTGGTACGTGGGCCTCTTCAGCCCGGAACTGCACATGGCGCGCGTCCGGGCGCGAGTCGCCAGGGGAGGGCACGACATTCCGGAGGCTGACATCCGGCGGCGCTACGAACACAGCCGGGTCAATCTCATTGCCTTGTTGCCGCACCTCACTTCTCTGCGCCTCTACGACAACAGCGTCGAGGCGGATCCTGCGGAGGGCCAGACTCCCTATCTTCAATTGGTCCTGCACATGGAGCAGCGACGCATCCTCGCCCCGAACGATCTTTCGCATACTCCCACCTGGGCCAAACCGATCGGCGCCGCCGCGCTAAAGCTGACCCAATTTTGA